A window of the Cytophagaceae bacterium genome harbors these coding sequences:
- the ybeY gene encoding rRNA maturation RNase YbeY: MINFHSEKEGFKLKEILKKKRWLKELAQNEGFKILELSYIFMDDESLLKINIEYLQHDTYTDIITFDNSEKKGKIEGDIFISVDRVMENASKFKVDFETELLRVLAHGLLHLCGYKDKKDDEVKIMRAKEDFYLQNWK, translated from the coding sequence ATGATAAATTTTCATTCAGAAAAAGAAGGATTTAAGCTAAAAGAAATTCTGAAAAAGAAAAGATGGCTTAAGGAATTGGCTCAAAATGAAGGATTTAAGATTTTGGAATTGTCTTATATTTTCATGGATGATGAATCTTTGTTAAAAATCAATATCGAATACCTCCAACATGATACTTATACCGATATCATCACATTTGACAATTCAGAGAAGAAGGGCAAAATTGAAGGGGATATTTTTATAAGTGTAGATAGGGTCATGGAAAATGCCTCCAAATTTAAGGTTGATTTTGAAACCGAATTACTCCGGGTGCTTGCACACGGATTGCTTCATCTTTGCGGTTATAAAGATAAAAAAGATGATGAGGTGAAAATAATGAGAGCTAAGGAGGATTTTTATTTACAAAATTGGAAATGA
- a CDS encoding LytTR family transcriptional regulator DNA-binding domain-containing protein: protein MKTPEIAIGGRKKVLPSEVILFEAEINYTRLHLSNGQYLFVATTLKKLEKSFSSFRFIYRTHKGFMINLNFVQSHDSNEVTLKNNRKILVSRRRKELFLKNLGEMNFKV from the coding sequence ATGAAAACACCAGAAATAGCAATAGGAGGAAGAAAGAAAGTTTTGCCAAGCGAGGTAATTTTGTTTGAAGCTGAAATCAATTACACCAGGCTGCATTTGAGTAATGGTCAATACTTATTTGTAGCTACCACTTTAAAAAAACTCGAAAAAAGCTTCTCTTCTTTCAGATTTATTTATAGAACCCACAAAGGTTTTATGATAAATCTGAATTTTGTACAAAGTCATGATAGTAATGAAGTTACGCTAAAAAATAACAGAAAGATATTGGTTTCAAGAAGGCGGAAAGAATTGTTTTTGAAGAATTTGGGAGAGATGAATTTTAAAGTTTAA
- a CDS encoding phosphatase gives MKIAAIDIGSNAARMQISSVLNDEGRISFKKVEYVRFALRLGHDVFTAGKIHYESEARIKKLLTVYKLLMELHEVDAYLICATSALREAENGLNICERVKLELGMTINLISGEKEAEMINNVIVNELREGQVYLHIDVGGGSTELNLYDGKTKETSQSFKIGSVRLMEGKVNKDQWKKMHNWIEENVHSRKNVISIGTGGNISKLFEFIETNEQGMANLQQLEDALNNVSSFTVDERINKLKMNPDRADVIEHASEIYFSAMKWAKSDQMFVPDLGLKDGILLEVYQNL, from the coding sequence ATGAAGATTGCCGCCATCGATATAGGATCCAACGCAGCCCGTATGCAGATTTCTTCTGTTCTAAATGACGAAGGAAGAATTTCCTTTAAAAAAGTAGAATATGTGAGGTTTGCTCTTCGCTTGGGTCATGATGTTTTTACTGCCGGAAAAATACACTACGAAAGTGAAGCCCGAATCAAGAAACTTTTGACGGTTTACAAATTGCTGATGGAGCTGCATGAAGTTGACGCCTATCTGATCTGTGCCACGTCGGCACTGAGAGAAGCTGAAAACGGTCTGAATATATGCGAAAGGGTAAAACTGGAACTTGGAATGACGATCAATCTGATTTCCGGTGAAAAAGAAGCGGAAATGATCAATAATGTAATAGTGAATGAGTTGAGAGAAGGTCAGGTATATTTGCATATTGATGTGGGCGGCGGCAGTACCGAGCTCAACCTTTATGATGGAAAAACCAAAGAAACCTCACAGTCGTTTAAAATTGGCTCTGTACGGTTGATGGAGGGGAAAGTCAACAAAGATCAATGGAAAAAAATGCATAATTGGATTGAGGAAAATGTACATAGCCGTAAAAATGTGATTTCAATCGGTACAGGAGGCAACATTTCTAAACTTTTCGAGTTTATTGAGACTAATGAGCAAGGAATGGCCAATTTGCAGCAATTGGAAGATGCACTTAACAATGTGAGTAGTTTTACAGTTGATGAGCGAATAAACAAACTAAAAATGAACCCCGATCGTGCAGATGTGATAGAACATGCATCAGAAATTTATTTTTCAGCGATGAAATGGGCAAAATCTGATCAAATGTTTGTACCTGACTTAGGACTTAAGGACGGAATCTTGCTTGAAGTTTACCAAAACCTATAA